The Sporosarcina sp. FSL W7-1349 genome contains the following window.
AATAGACCGTTGCCGGACATATAGCCATAAGCATGCCTACCTGACACGCCGACAGCCGCCCCGCCTCCGGCATACAAGTTCTCGATAATCCTGCCTTGTTCATCCAACACCTGTGCATTTTCATTTATTTTCAAACCGCCTTGCGTATGGAATAAAGCAGGAACTACTTTTACTCCGTAATACGGCGTCTCGAGCTTTTTCTCAAAACTGTTTCTTTTAAATTCGTCTTGTTGCCCGTTTTCATTACGCTGGAAACAACCAAACGTCTCAGCCAAGGACGCCGGGTCGATTCGGAGACGCTCTCCAAGTTCCTCCATCGTGTCAGCCTTTTTAAAAGCAGTCGTTTCGCTTAAATTTTTAAAGTCTTCTATTGATAGCAAACTGTCATAGATTGCTTGATCAAATATAAGGAATCCACACTTCTCCGGCTGCTTTAGAACTTCTACCGCAAATTCGGAATAACCCATAGTCTCATTTTCAAATCTGTTACCGCTTACATTTACCATAAAGCCGCCCATCATAATGGTGCCCCATGTTACTAATAGGCCTGACCCTTCGTTGACAGCTGAGTGGCCTTGATATGCGGTCATATTTTCTGCAGCCGCTCCGGCCTGTAGTCCCATTTTAATGCCGTCGCCTGTATTTGCTTCATAGCCGAAATAGATTGCCTCTGAGATTTCAGGAATATATCGCTGAACCATCTGTTTGTCTCCGCCAAATCCGTTCGTCGCAAGAATGACTTTTTTCGCTTTAATCCGCTGGGTATTTCCATCAGACTCTGTAACAACGCCAATTACTTTCTGATTATCTCCCAAGATCAATTCTGTCACTTGAGATTTCATCATCAGGAAAATATTATCGCGGTCTGCTACGTTCTTTCTCAACTTTTTCATCAATTCTAGGCCGGATCTGGACGGCGGCGCATGCATGCGATAGTTGCGCTGGCCCGGATATTTAAATTCCTCGACTAAGCTCATTTCAATAGACAGGCTGTCATGGATCCATTCAACTAAAGGAGCCGACGCTTTGCATACAGCAAGTGTCAGGTCCGGATCGCTCTCATAGTGATTCTTTTTTAAAATGTCCTCGGCCATCTCTTCAGGCGTCTCTACAATCCCAAGTTCTCTTTGGAATCGGGTGCCCGCCGCCGGGATCATTCCGGCACTTGCAGCCGTATTGCCTAAAAGGAATTCGGTCTTTTCAAAGATGGCAACTTCCAAACCTTTTTCAGCTGCTGCCAGCGCTGCAACAAGCCCGCACCCACCTCCTCCGGCTACAATTACATCCACCTCTGCATCCCACATATTGCATGTCTCCTTTTTAAGGTTTCATTTCATAAAGAAACGCTAGGTTCTCTTGTTCTTCTATTCTCAAAATATTGTCTAAGAATTGCGCTGTCTTTTCTTCTCCATAAATAGGAGACAATGCCCTTTTAGATTTTTCAACTACTTTTTCATGCAGCTGCGGCTCGTCTACATCGCCTTTTGCTCTCTCGGCCACCGTTTCAAGCCGTCTCCCATCCTTCAGTAAAATCGCTGCGGAAGTAACCCGCTTAGAAGGAAGCATTGCGGTAAACTGCTGATTTTCTGTCACTTTAACTTTTCCCATCAGGCGCTGCATTTGGCTCTTACCATCTTTTGAATCTGTATTAACCTGCTTTGACCTCAACAACTCTGTAGCTACCGCAAACGGGATGGAAAACTTTCCGGCGAAATCATTCGCAACGGATGTACCATTCAGCTTCGCTGCCAACGAATATGTATCGATCGTTATTTCGCTAACTTCATCTAATTCCACATCTCCCGCAATCGATAAAACGGCATCAATCGGAGAATGACAGAAGCGGCAATAGGAATAGAACTTAAAATAACTTTTCAGCAAGTAATAATCGGTTCCGAGTCCGCTTGCGAGCAATTCAGTATCCGCCTGATTTCCTAGTAGTTTTCCGAATATCGTTTCGAATGTTACAGGCGATGCGCTGAATCCTGAGTTGATGAGATCTGGGATGAAGACAGTGTGCAAATTATTGAAACCGATAATACTGTTTCTAACTTTATGTCCCTCCATCACAGAATCCCAGAGCGTCGGTAAACTGTAGCTGCTGCTAAGCAGAGATGCTTGAACGTAATACTCCTCGTTCTCCCAACCGAGCA
Protein-coding sequences here:
- a CDS encoding MmgE/PrpD family protein: MGYTESLSRFAKNYRFSDSDKSVINQAKLLMLDSFAAIMEGNMKPGEAFRMRLRLSQSVPNKNRFGLILGTEDESDYPTAALINGIAMVSDEMDEGNPLAKGHPACHFLPAFISLGLKHNVSGEDFLSAFIVNYEISARAGASVQAKQEIHPHGNWGVFGNGFGVGRLLGWENEEYYVQASLLSSSYSLPTLWDSVMEGHKVRNSIIGFNNLHTVFIPDLINSGFSASPVTFETIFGKLLGNQADTELLASGLGTDYYLLKSYFKFYSYCRFCHSPIDAVLSIAGDVELDEVSEITIDTYSLAAKLNGTSVANDFAGKFSIPFAVATELLRSKQVNTDSKDGKSQMQRLMGKVKVTENQQFTAMLPSKRVTSAAILLKDGRRLETVAERAKGDVDEPQLHEKVVEKSKRALSPIYGEEKTAQFLDNILRIEEQENLAFLYEMKP
- a CDS encoding FAD-dependent oxidoreductase — encoded protein: MWDAEVDVIVAGGGGCGLVAALAAAEKGLEVAIFEKTEFLLGNTAASAGMIPAAGTRFQRELGIVETPEEMAEDILKKNHYESDPDLTLAVCKASAPLVEWIHDSLSIEMSLVEEFKYPGQRNYRMHAPPSRSGLELMKKLRKNVADRDNIFLMMKSQVTELILGDNQKVIGVVTESDGNTQRIKAKKVILATNGFGGDKQMVQRYIPEISEAIYFGYEANTGDGIKMGLQAGAAAENMTAYQGHSAVNEGSGLLVTWGTIMMGGFMVNVSGNRFENETMGYSEFAVEVLKQPEKCGFLIFDQAIYDSLLSIEDFKNLSETTAFKKADTMEELGERLRIDPASLAETFGCFQRNENGQQDEFKRNSFEKKLETPYYGVKVVPALFHTQGGLKINENAQVLDEQGRIIENLYAGGGAAVGVSGRHAYGYMSGNGLLAALGFGKIAGEHAAKTITDEQGVAK